From Kwoniella dendrophila CBS 6074 chromosome 11, complete sequence, a single genomic window includes:
- a CDS encoding malate dehydrogenase, NAD-dependent: MVKAVVCGAAGGIGQPLSLLLKLNPIITELALYDVVNAVGVAADLSHIPTPAQVTGYLPPDNGAEKALKGADIVVIPAGVPRKPGMTRDDLFVNAGICATLAQAIANAAPKAFILVISNPVNSTVPVFAETLKKAGVFDPKRLLGVSHLDVIRASTFVASVLGKPTEASNYSIPVVGGHSGATILPLLSQSKPAIPDILADKEKRDALVNRIQFGGDEVVKAKDGAGSATLSMAQAGAEFANYVIDAAFGGKKGKVVQAYINLSADAGGDAIKKEISSDVEYFSVNIELGPNGIEKILPIGQLDDVEKGLLEAAIKELGPSIEKGVSFQPPPPKL; this comes from the exons atggtcaaagCTGTAGTCTGTGGTGCCGCTG gtggtattgGTCAACCCCTCTCTCTCCTCCTCAAACTCAACCCAATCATCACTGAACTCGCTCTTTACGATGTAGTAAACGCTGTTGGT GTTGCTGCCGATTTATCCCACATCCCCACTCCAGCTCAAGTAACAGGTTATCTTCCACCAGATAATGGAGCCGAGAAAGCTCTTAAAGGTGctgatattgttgttatccCCGCGGGTGTTCCCAGAAAACCCGGTATGACCAGAGATGATCTTTTC GTCAACGCTGGTATTTGTGCAACCCTCGCTCAAGCTATCGCCAATGCTGCTCCAAAAGCTTTCATCTTGGTCATCTCCAACCCAGTCAACTCCACTGTTCCCGTCTTCGCTGAGACCCTCAAAAAAGCCGGTGTCTTCGACCCAAAGAG ACTTTTAGGTGTATCCCATCTTGATGTTATCCGAGCCTCAACTTTCGTAGCCTCAGTTCTCGGTAAACCTACCGAAGCTTCTAACTACTCCATCCCTGTTGTTGGTGGTCACTCTGGTGCTACCATCTTACCATTACTTTCCCAATCTAAGCCTGCTATT CCTGATATCTTAGCCGACAAAGAGAAGAGAGATGCCTTAGTCAACCGAATTCAATTCGGTGGTGACGAAGTTGTCAAAGCCAAAG ACGGTGCTGGTTCCGCTACCCTCTCTATGGCCCAAG CTGGTGCTGAATTTGCCAACTACGTCATTGACGCTGCCTTCGGCGGAAAGAAGGGTAAAGTCGTCCAAGCTTACATCAACCTTTCCGCTGATGCTGGAGGTGATGCCATCAAGAAGGAAATCAGTTCTGACGTAGAATATTTCTCTGTCAACATTGAACTCGGA CCTAACGGTATTGAAAAGATCCTTCCTATCGGTCAACTTGATGATGTGGAGAAAGGTCTTCTTGAAGCAGCCATTAAGGAACTCGGTCCTTCCATCGAGAAG GGTGTATCTTTCCAACCACCTCCACCCAAACTTTGA
- a CDS encoding adenylosuccinate lyase, whose product MDSYQTPLSSRYASKEMSKLFSSGTRFGTWRKLWLNLAIAEKELGLAISDKAIEQMKANLDLDEAQMKVAAEEEKKRRHDVMAHVHTFGTVAPEAAGIIHLGATSCYVTDNADLIFLREGLDILLPKLAVVISRFSSFAEKYRDLPTLGFTHFQPAQLTTVGKRATLWIQELLWDLRNLERSRNDLGFRGVKGTTGTQASFLTLFNGDHDKVEALDQRVTELFDFPYAYPVTGQTYSRKIDADVLGPLSSFGATVHKIATDIRLLANLKEIEEPFEKDQIGSSAMAYKRNPMRCERACSLARHLMVIYQNTLMTSSVQWLERTLDDSANRRVTIPEAFLTADILLTTLQNISEGLVVYPKVIGRRISQELPFMATENIIMAIVKKGGDRQECHEKIRVLSHEAGSVVKEQGGENDLIERVKKDKYFEPIWNELDELLDPSTFVGRAPEQVDGFIKNWVNPALEKYQDSLKNVKTAELSV is encoded by the exons ATGGATAGTTATCAAACCCCTCTTTCCTC CCGATATGCATCTAAAGAGATGTCAAAGCTTTTCTCTTCAGGT ACCCGATTCGGTACCTGGAGAAAACTTTGGCTCAACCTTGCTATCGCTGAAAAG GAACTCGGTCTCGCCATTTCAGACAAAGCTATTGAGCAAATGAAAGCCAACTTAGACCTTGATGAAGCTCAAATGAAAGTAGCTGCTgaggaggaaaagaagagacGAC ATGATGTTATGGCCCACGTTCATACATTTGGTACTGTTGCACCTGAAGCTGCCGGTATCATCCA CTTGGGTGCTACCTCATGTTACGTTACTGA TAACGCCGATTTAATTTTCCTTCGAGAAGGATTAGATATTTTATTACCTAAACTTGCTGTAGTAATCTCAagattttcatcatttgcTGAAAAATATAGAGATTTACCCACATTAGGATTCACACATTTCCAACCTGCACAATTGACTACAGTAGGTAAAAGAGCAACATTATGGATTCAAGAATTATTATGGGATTTACGAAATttagaaagatcaagaaacgATTTAGGTTTTAGAGGTGTAAAAGGTACAACTGGTACACAAGCTTCATTCTTAACTTTATTCAATGGTGATcatgataaagttgaagctttagatcaAAGAGTAACAGAATTATTCGATTTCCCATATGCTTATCCAGTAACTGGTCAAACTTATTCAAGAAAAATAGATGCAGATGTTTTAGGTccattatcttcttttggtgCTACAGTACATAAAATCGCTACTGATA TTCGTCTCCTTGCAAACCtcaaagaaattgaagaaccTTTcgaaaaagatcaaatcgGTTCATCAGCTATGGCTTACAAG AGAAACCCTATGAGATGTGAAAGAGCTTGTTCTCTTGCCCGACACCTTATGGTTATCTATCAAAACACTTTGATGACATCATCCGTACAATGGTTAGAAAGAACTTTAGATGATAG TGCAAATCGAAGAGTCACAATTCCTGAAGCATTCTTAACAGCTGATATATTATTAACAACTTTACAAAATATTTCTGAAGGATTAGTTGTTTATCCAAAAGTAATTGGTAGAAGAATTTCACAAGAATTACCATTCATGGCAACTGAAAATATTATAATGGCAATTGTTAAAAAAGGTGGTGATAGACAAGAATGTCATGAAAAAATTAGAGTTTTATCACATGAAGCTGGATCTGTTGTCAAAGaacaaggtggtgaaaatgatttaattgaaagaGTTAAGAAAGATAAGTACTTTGAACCAATTTGgaatgaattagatgaattattagatcCATCTACTTTTGTTGGTAGAGCCcctgaacaagttgatggatttatcaaaaattgGGTTAATCCTGCTTTAgaaaaatatcaagataGCTTGAAAAACGTTAAAACTGCTGAATTATCTGTATAG